A section of the Pedobacter sp. HDW13 genome encodes:
- a CDS encoding SPOR domain-containing protein, producing MDILSYLLELLQQRKEVGITGLGTFYKKKYPGRYDKEKQTFLPPGYTLQFATDITEEKALTDFIAAKRNISAESAQYYIAQFVEEVNQKLEQDHEIELENTGRLFFTEQGLDFEPIKNMNYGSEFYGLPSLTDTVVEETQAEPAKEDEAVYDEIAEAPVAPAPFQNKSYQQPVIENVELDEVKDDLKKTLQHTEQAVKKSVETPVTTVSNPTLIETPESEEATAIDEHHEVEVPEAIIHQHEEHPNRFGHTPEPEEASKAAEAHEVEVPPAVVHQHEEHPNRFGHTPESEQPKTYIPLEEEVKPAEPVIEAPAFIKHQHEEHPNRFGHDPIEHNEQSQGMSTWLKVVIVVLIIVIAAAITYLVKPELFNGQSEPVKTNQVIIDSPKVAIDTLKDKQDSIAKTDSILKANQVQQKKSDTVKKITPKASPVAPKAEVVPANPETESKKTGPATFEVIGASFGSVEKAEQYIKTLKKVGITAKIAKMPGKRQNVSLGTFTNEKEALAQKDLLQKKLKGKGYYVQQIFNNTQP from the coding sequence ATGGATATCTTATCATACCTTTTAGAGCTCTTGCAGCAACGCAAAGAAGTTGGTATTACCGGCTTGGGAACTTTTTATAAAAAGAAATATCCCGGTAGATACGATAAGGAAAAACAAACGTTTTTACCTCCTGGCTACACCCTTCAGTTTGCTACGGATATTACCGAAGAAAAAGCGCTAACCGATTTTATTGCGGCGAAAAGAAATATCTCTGCCGAAAGTGCTCAATATTACATCGCTCAGTTTGTTGAAGAAGTTAACCAGAAACTGGAGCAGGATCATGAAATTGAGCTAGAAAATACCGGTCGTTTGTTTTTTACCGAACAGGGATTGGATTTCGAACCGATTAAAAACATGAACTACGGTTCGGAGTTTTACGGATTGCCCTCGCTTACCGATACTGTGGTTGAAGAAACACAGGCAGAGCCTGCCAAAGAAGATGAAGCTGTTTATGATGAAATTGCCGAAGCACCAGTTGCCCCTGCACCTTTTCAAAATAAATCGTATCAACAACCGGTAATAGAAAATGTTGAGTTAGACGAGGTAAAAGACGATCTTAAAAAAACCTTACAACATACCGAACAGGCAGTTAAAAAAAGCGTAGAAACTCCTGTGACTACTGTTTCTAACCCAACGTTAATTGAAACGCCCGAATCAGAAGAAGCAACTGCGATTGATGAGCATCACGAAGTTGAAGTTCCGGAGGCCATTATACATCAGCACGAAGAGCATCCTAATCGTTTTGGACATACACCAGAACCAGAAGAAGCCAGTAAAGCTGCCGAAGCACACGAAGTAGAAGTTCCGCCAGCAGTTGTACACCAGCATGAAGAGCATCCAAACCGTTTTGGGCATACACCAGAATCAGAACAGCCAAAAACCTATATTCCACTCGAAGAAGAGGTTAAACCAGCTGAACCTGTTATAGAAGCTCCTGCTTTTATTAAACATCAGCACGAAGAACATCCAAACCGTTTTGGTCACGATCCTATTGAGCACAACGAGCAGTCGCAAGGCATGTCTACCTGGTTAAAAGTGGTTATTGTAGTCTTGATTATCGTTATTGCAGCTGCCATTACCTATTTGGTTAAACCCGAATTATTTAACGGGCAATCTGAACCTGTAAAAACAAATCAGGTAATTATCGATTCGCCAAAAGTGGCAATCGATACCCTAAAAGATAAGCAGGATTCGATCGCCAAAACCGATAGTATTTTAAAAGCCAATCAGGTACAGCAAAAAAAATCTGATACGGTAAAAAAAATAACTCCAAAGGCAAGTCCGGTAGCGCCAAAAGCTGAAGTAGTACCTGCTAACCCAGAAACGGAATCAAAAAAAACAGGCCCTGCTACATTTGAAGTAATTGGAGCATCGTTTGGAAGCGTAGAAAAAGCAGAACAATACATTAAAACCTTAAAAAAGGTGGGTATTACCGCTAAAATTGCAAAAATGCCCGGCAAACGCCAAAACGTAAGCTTAGGTACTTTTACCAACGAGAAAGAAGCTTTGGCCCAAAAAGATTTATTGCAGAAGAAACTCAAAGGAAAGGGTTACTATGTACAACAAATATTTAACAACACACAACCATAA
- the pyrR gene encoding bifunctional pyr operon transcriptional regulator/uracil phosphoribosyltransferase PyrR, with amino-acid sequence MQKKTLLDGQKIQITIKRLCHQLIENHDDFSNTVLIGIQPRGIFLADRIHQELQTILKNKKILKGNLDITFFRDDFRRKDGLVTASSNSIDFIIEGKKVILIDDVLWTGRTIRAALDALLAYGRPEKVELLVLIDRRFSRHLPIEPDYIGHQVDSLNSQQVKVTWTSEGSEDKVVLLSEKQ; translated from the coding sequence ATGCAAAAGAAAACACTTCTTGACGGACAAAAAATTCAGATTACAATTAAGAGGCTATGCCATCAGTTAATTGAAAACCACGACGATTTCTCGAATACCGTTTTAATTGGCATTCAGCCGAGGGGTATCTTTTTGGCCGACCGTATTCACCAGGAATTACAAACCATCCTTAAAAACAAGAAAATACTAAAGGGTAACCTTGATATTACTTTCTTCAGGGATGATTTTCGCCGTAAAGACGGACTGGTTACCGCAAGCAGCAATTCTATCGATTTTATTATCGAAGGCAAAAAAGTAATCTTAATTGATGACGTACTTTGGACCGGCAGAACCATCAGGGCAGCACTTGATGCGCTGTTAGCTTATGGCCGCCCAGAAAAAGTAGAACTTTTGGTTTTAATCGACCGCAGGTTCAGCAGGCATTTACCAATCGAGCCCGATTATATTGGCCATCAGGTAGACAGCCTCAATTCGCAACAGGTAAAAGTAACCTGGACAAGCGAAGGAAGTGAAGACAAAGTAGTTTTATTATCGGAAAAACAATAA
- a CDS encoding aspartate carbamoyltransferase catalytic subunit — protein MAAEKLSTRHLLGIKDINRNDIELIFETADNFKEVINRPIKKVPSLRDITIANIFFENSTRTKLSFELAEKRLSADVVNFAASSSSVSKGETLIDTVNNILSMKVDMVVMRHPYAGAGQFLSKHVKAQIVNAGDGAHEHPTQALLDAFSIRQKLGDVAGKKVVIVGDILHSRVAISNILCLQRLGAEVMVCGPTTLIPKHIRQLDVKVEHNLIKALNWCDVANMLRIQLERQDIKYFPSLREYAMMYGLNKQILDNLDKEIIVMHPGPINRGVEITSDVADSKQSIILEQVENGVAIRMAVLYLLASQG, from the coding sequence ATGGCAGCAGAAAAATTATCAACCCGACATCTTTTAGGCATTAAAGATATTAACCGGAATGATATCGAATTGATTTTCGAAACTGCAGATAATTTTAAGGAAGTGATAAACAGGCCCATTAAAAAGGTCCCTTCACTTCGTGATATTACTATTGCCAACATTTTTTTCGAAAACTCTACCCGAACCAAGCTTTCTTTCGAGCTTGCAGAAAAAAGACTTTCGGCCGATGTAGTTAATTTTGCTGCTTCATCTTCGTCGGTAAGCAAAGGCGAAACCCTGATTGATACGGTAAACAACATTCTATCTATGAAGGTAGATATGGTGGTAATGCGTCATCCTTACGCAGGTGCCGGTCAGTTTTTAAGCAAACACGTTAAAGCCCAGATTGTAAATGCAGGTGATGGTGCACACGAGCACCCTACACAAGCTTTGCTTGATGCTTTCTCTATCCGCCAGAAACTGGGTGATGTGGCAGGCAAAAAAGTAGTCATTGTGGGCGATATCCTGCACTCACGCGTAGCCATTTCCAACATCCTTTGCTTACAGCGTTTAGGCGCCGAGGTAATGGTATGCGGCCCTACCACGCTAATTCCTAAACACATTCGCCAGCTGGATGTAAAAGTAGAACATAACCTGATTAAAGCCCTAAACTGGTGCGATGTAGCCAACATGCTACGCATTCAGCTGGAGCGCCAGGATATTAAATATTTCCCTTCGCTAAGAGAGTATGCCATGATGTATGGCTTAAATAAACAGATCTTAGATAACCTCGATAAAGAAATTATCGTAATGCACCCAGGCCCGATTAACAGAGGTGTGGAGATTACCAGCGATGTAGCTGACAGTAAACAATCCATTATCCTGGAGCAGGTAGAAAACGGCGTTGCCATCCGGATGGCAGTATTGTATCTGCTGGCAAGCCAGGGTTAG
- a CDS encoding aminotransferase class IV yields MYISINNKLYPAEEASISVSDLSVQRGFGIFDFLKTINHKPIFIDNYFDRFYHSAEEMNMEVGFDRSKLRESINQLMEKNNIPNSGIKIILTGGFADDGYTMSKPNLVITQTPLEVNPDPFKNPLKLLTYNHQRQLPMVKTIDYLQAIRLQSFVKNSGAEDLLYHNNGLIRECPRANFFIVTDHHIVTPKTEILKGITRSKILSLEIEGYKIVERDFQLEELYTAKEAFISSSTKNAWPVGVIDGKEIGNGNFEVVKEINSKLLELIDQYQQQ; encoded by the coding sequence ATGTATATTTCTATAAACAACAAATTGTATCCGGCAGAAGAGGCCAGTATTTCAGTCTCCGACTTATCTGTACAAAGGGGTTTTGGTATTTTCGATTTCCTTAAAACGATAAATCATAAGCCAATTTTTATCGACAATTATTTCGACCGCTTTTACCATTCGGCAGAGGAAATGAATATGGAAGTGGGTTTTGACCGCTCGAAACTGCGCGAAAGCATAAACCAGCTAATGGAGAAAAACAATATCCCCAACTCCGGTATCAAAATAATTTTAACCGGTGGTTTTGCTGACGATGGCTATACCATGAGCAAACCCAACCTGGTTATTACGCAAACACCATTAGAGGTTAATCCTGATCCTTTTAAAAACCCCTTGAAACTGCTTACCTACAACCACCAGCGCCAGTTGCCCATGGTTAAAACAATCGATTATCTGCAGGCCATCAGGCTGCAATCTTTTGTTAAAAACAGTGGTGCAGAAGATTTATTGTACCACAATAACGGCCTCATCAGGGAGTGCCCCAGGGCAAATTTCTTTATTGTAACCGACCACCATATCGTTACGCCTAAAACTGAAATTTTAAAAGGAATTACGCGGAGCAAAATTTTAAGTCTCGAAATTGAAGGCTACAAAATAGTTGAACGAGATTTTCAGCTCGAAGAATTGTACACTGCAAAAGAGGCCTTTATTAGCAGCTCGACCAAAAATGCCTGGCCCGTGGGTGTAATTGATGGCAAAGAAATTGGCAATGGCAATTTTGAAGTGGTAAAAGAGATAAACAGCAAGCTACTCGAACTGATTGACCAATATCAGCAACAGTGA
- a CDS encoding MotA/TolQ/ExbB proton channel family protein: MITLLIQDTTQALQDTANAINQAVTQPAPELHFIDLLFKGGWVMIPLAFLAFLALIIFVERYLTIKKATKDESNLMGQIRSYIQSGNLDGAMSLLRNNNSPLSRMLQKGLRRIGRPIKEIEGAIENVGKLEVSKLEKNISILGIVAGIAPMLGFVGTIVGVITIFHQVSIKGAIEIGTISGGLYTKMITSATGLIIGIIAYVLYHILNIMVEKIILKMETDAIDFIDLLEEPGK; the protein is encoded by the coding sequence ATGATAACTTTATTAATTCAAGACACCACACAAGCATTACAAGACACAGCAAATGCCATTAACCAGGCCGTAACACAGCCTGCACCAGAACTACATTTTATTGATTTATTGTTTAAAGGCGGCTGGGTAATGATTCCCCTGGCATTTTTAGCCTTTCTAGCCCTGATTATATTTGTAGAACGTTACTTAACCATCAAAAAAGCAACTAAGGATGAGTCGAACCTAATGGGGCAGATCAGATCATATATCCAATCGGGTAATTTAGATGGCGCCATGTCGCTTTTAAGAAACAATAACTCTCCGCTTTCGCGCATGTTGCAAAAAGGTTTAAGACGCATTGGTCGCCCGATTAAGGAAATTGAAGGTGCTATTGAAAACGTTGGTAAATTAGAGGTTTCTAAGCTAGAAAAAAACATCAGCATATTGGGTATTGTTGCAGGTATTGCGCCAATGCTTGGTTTCGTAGGTACGATTGTGGGGGTAATTACCATCTTCCACCAGGTATCAATTAAAGGCGCTATCGAAATCGGAACCATTTCGGGCGGTCTATATACTAAAATGATTACCTCAGCAACCGGGTTAATTATCGGTATCATTGCCTATGTGCTTTACCATATCTTAAACATTATGGTCGAGAAAATCATCCTTAAGATGGAAACTGACGCAATTGACTTTATTGATTTATTAGAAGAACCAGGCAAATAA
- a CDS encoding tetratricopeptide repeat protein, with protein sequence MQKKYLLIPLFVAGGFGAYAQVSAVQNLNKNYQTGLELLDKEKYTAAAQQFKLVELQRYKPSTQTESNAELSLLKENAKFYAAVCALELTNSDAESLFQAFIRDYPLNPNTKLAYFYVGKTYFNQKNYKKALEWFEKTDPSTLSGKQRNEYQFKQGYAYFELKDFEKAEPLFEKVKKEEGAFQESATYYFAYINYLNKEYKTALANFEKLKGSPTYEASYPYYITSMYYLDERYDDVISYALPVMQKTKQQFEPEMLSLVAASYFAKSEFKNAEKYFAEFYAKDKSETKNNLFIYQYGYSLFQNKKYKESVTVLEKLNTDDIYLQNGMHTLGKAFIQLNDKPKAQSAFFRASRLDFDKAIQEEAWLNYAKLSYELEFHQQALEATQGFLKTFPKSRKINEAKTLLGEVLLTTKNYQAAVDILESIPDKTLEAKEAYQKVTYFRGLEFYNERAFPNALSMFLRSEKFAEDNEIHALSTYWKAESMYELRKYGEAVSTFEKFLKMPDADKTGVYNFANYALAYAAFEDEKYSKAANYFEKFLAGNDKDQKTIDDATIRLADSYFVNKNYGDAMANYNKIINRHTSAEDYATFQKGMIQGLENQYDAKIGTMQSLLSKFPNSNYADDAGFETAYTYFNKGDFDKSKSDLVALVAKYPRSSYVPKALVTIGLVQYNQDQDDAALESFKKVITDYPTADEAKQAMESIKNIYVDRGDANGFITYANTTPLGNYSSNEQDNIVFAAVNNLYLKGDANGAFQAVNAYFDKFPKANHEKEAKFIRAESLVKLKRPDEAIPDYEFILNDWTSDYTERSLVSISQLFLDQKKYNEAIVYLKRLETTTDYKSHYSFAINNLLKAYTALNMPDDMLKYAQLTKDSEKASEEEKNSSGLFSGKAYLLKGDTTTAVKEFKNVVAKTKTIAAAEAKYNLALVEYNKGDYKTSSKTCFDLINNMASYDYWVAKSFILLSDNYVALKDNLQAKSTLLSIIDNYDGKDDIIPTAKEKLEKLNKKK encoded by the coding sequence ATGCAGAAAAAATACTTACTAATTCCGCTATTTGTAGCAGGAGGTTTTGGCGCCTACGCCCAGGTTAGCGCCGTACAAAACCTTAACAAAAACTATCAAACCGGCTTAGAATTATTAGACAAAGAAAAATATACGGCTGCCGCACAACAGTTTAAACTGGTTGAGCTACAACGTTATAAACCTTCTACCCAAACCGAGAGCAATGCCGAACTTTCGCTTTTAAAAGAGAATGCAAAATTCTATGCTGCAGTTTGTGCACTCGAATTAACCAATAGCGATGCTGAAAGTCTGTTTCAGGCGTTTATCCGCGATTATCCGCTAAACCCGAACACCAAACTGGCTTATTTTTATGTTGGAAAAACTTATTTCAACCAAAAAAACTATAAAAAAGCTTTAGAGTGGTTCGAAAAAACCGATCCTTCTACCCTTTCGGGCAAGCAAAGAAACGAATACCAGTTTAAGCAGGGTTATGCCTATTTCGAGCTTAAAGATTTCGAAAAAGCAGAGCCTTTATTCGAAAAAGTTAAAAAAGAAGAAGGTGCTTTTCAGGAAAGTGCCACCTACTATTTTGCTTACATCAATTATTTAAACAAAGAGTATAAAACTGCCCTTGCCAATTTCGAAAAGTTAAAAGGCTCGCCAACTTACGAAGCCAGCTATCCGTATTACATCACTTCGATGTATTATTTAGATGAGCGTTACGATGATGTAATTAGCTATGCTTTACCGGTTATGCAAAAAACCAAGCAACAGTTCGAACCAGAAATGCTGAGTTTGGTTGCTGCTTCTTACTTTGCAAAATCTGAATTTAAAAATGCAGAAAAGTACTTTGCTGAGTTTTATGCAAAAGATAAAAGCGAGACTAAAAACAATCTTTTCATTTACCAGTATGGCTACTCTTTGTTCCAAAACAAGAAATACAAAGAATCGGTAACAGTTTTAGAAAAGCTAAATACGGATGATATTTACCTGCAAAACGGTATGCATACCCTGGGTAAAGCTTTTATCCAGTTAAATGATAAACCAAAAGCCCAAAGTGCCTTTTTCAGGGCTTCGCGTTTAGATTTCGATAAGGCGATTCAGGAAGAAGCCTGGTTAAACTATGCCAAATTAAGCTACGAGCTGGAGTTTCACCAGCAAGCGCTTGAAGCAACACAGGGTTTCTTAAAAACTTTCCCTAAATCGCGCAAAATAAACGAAGCCAAAACTTTATTGGGTGAAGTATTGCTTACGACCAAAAACTACCAGGCGGCAGTTGATATTTTGGAATCGATTCCGGATAAAACTTTAGAAGCTAAAGAAGCTTACCAGAAAGTTACCTATTTCCGTGGATTGGAGTTTTACAACGAGAGGGCATTCCCTAATGCATTATCGATGTTCTTACGTTCGGAGAAATTTGCTGAGGACAATGAAATACATGCTTTAAGCACCTACTGGAAAGCCGAATCCATGTACGAGCTACGCAAATATGGCGAAGCTGTAAGTACTTTTGAGAAGTTTTTGAAAATGCCTGATGCCGACAAGACCGGAGTTTACAATTTTGCGAACTACGCGCTGGCTTATGCAGCTTTTGAAGATGAAAAGTACAGCAAAGCCGCCAACTATTTCGAGAAATTTTTAGCCGGTAACGATAAAGACCAGAAAACCATCGATGATGCCACCATCCGTTTAGCGGATTCTTATTTCGTAAATAAGAACTACGGCGATGCGATGGCTAATTATAACAAAATTATAAACAGGCACACCAGTGCTGAAGATTATGCCACTTTCCAGAAAGGGATGATCCAGGGATTGGAAAACCAGTACGATGCTAAAATTGGCACCATGCAGAGTTTGCTTTCTAAATTCCCGAATTCGAATTATGCCGATGATGCTGGTTTCGAAACGGCCTATACCTATTTCAACAAAGGCGACTTCGATAAATCGAAATCCGATCTGGTTGCCCTGGTAGCCAAATACCCGCGCAGCAGTTATGTACCGAAAGCTTTGGTAACAATTGGTTTGGTCCAGTATAACCAGGATCAGGACGATGCCGCTTTAGAATCATTTAAAAAAGTAATTACCGATTATCCAACTGCTGATGAAGCTAAACAGGCAATGGAATCGATCAAAAACATTTATGTAGATCGTGGCGATGCCAATGGTTTCATTACTTATGCCAACACTACCCCGCTGGGTAATTACTCGAGCAACGAGCAGGATAATATCGTTTTTGCTGCCGTTAATAACTTGTACTTAAAAGGCGATGCCAACGGTGCTTTCCAGGCAGTTAATGCTTATTTCGATAAATTCCCTAAAGCCAACCACGAGAAAGAAGCCAAATTTATCAGAGCCGAATCGCTGGTAAAATTAAAACGTCCGGATGAAGCTATTCCGGATTACGAGTTTATCTTAAACGACTGGACCAGCGATTACACGGAACGTTCATTGGTTAGCATTTCGCAGTTGTTCCTCGATCAGAAAAAGTACAACGAAGCCATTGTTTACTTAAAAAGACTAGAAACTACTACTGATTATAAATCGCACTATAGTTTTGCCATCAACAACCTGTTAAAGGCTTATACGGCCTTAAACATGCCAGATGACATGCTAAAATATGCGCAGCTGACTAAAGATTCGGAAAAAGCCTCTGAAGAAGAGAAAAACAGCTCGGGCTTATTCTCTGGTAAAGCTTATTTATTAAAAGGAGATACCACAACAGCCGTGAAAGAATTTAAAAATGTAGTGGCAAAAACCAAAACGATTGCTGCTGCTGAGGCAAAATACAATCTGGCTTTGGTAGAGTATAACAAAGGCGATTACAAAACCTCATCTAAAACCTGTTTCGATCTGATCAACAATATGGCCTCTTATGATTATTGGGTAGCTAAATCATTCATCCTGCTATCTGATAACTATGTGGCCCTGAAAGATAATTTACAGGCAAAAAGTACACTTCTCAGTATCATTGATAATTACGACGGTAAGGATGACATCATCCCTACAGCCAAAGAAAAACTGGAAAAACTAAACAAGAAGAAGTAG
- a CDS encoding TonB-dependent receptor, producing MKSIKYIYSSLFFLAAGLMTAQAQDKKPEEKTAVNEEIEVVRPYKPILAEAVKLRRSPNLDDVKTYKAKLNYSITDRKLELNSDIQKLQAQALAEEKASILVNNYVKGAFGSLATLLGEAYFNTGKDEGLQLGGYFRHFSQEGKLNKQNSSSQQLSVFGRSILDENTFSGKLNFERNGTYFYGIDDARPTLNPNPEKQALTFVELEGEMVKNFTEDQDAFSYALKANGYIWGDKFSAKENYFSLNGYLNKRISSFNLGLAASTEFGNTKDALTSVGNNLLRLNPYIRLQVNGAKITAGINFVQEFGAFSSSKIFPAVTADFTLIPDYLQVFGEVKGDVNRNSLKGLTDENPWLNSNINIRNTVEKLSFSAGIKGTGGPGFGYKARIYVKQFDDMPLFVNNYTDFNKFDVIYDFGKTKLTGLEGEISVQVSDALKWTGKLNIDDWKPAQETYSWFKPGLKVSSNFVYTYNKKLSFNAAVVIQDDVKAKLYIANPVNPQQYVVPNTSIESIETIKGFVDLGIGADYRINNKFSVFAKANNILNKNYNRYLFYQVNGFNIFGGLTYSF from the coding sequence ATGAAATCGATTAAATATATATATAGTTCACTGTTTTTTTTAGCTGCTGGATTAATGACTGCACAGGCGCAGGATAAAAAGCCTGAAGAAAAAACTGCCGTAAACGAGGAGATTGAAGTGGTTCGCCCCTATAAGCCAATTTTGGCAGAGGCAGTAAAACTGAGAAGAAGTCCGAACCTGGATGATGTTAAAACCTACAAGGCCAAACTGAACTACAGCATTACCGATAGAAAACTGGAATTGAACAGTGATATCCAAAAGCTACAAGCCCAGGCCCTTGCCGAAGAAAAAGCAAGTATATTGGTAAATAATTATGTTAAAGGTGCCTTTGGTTCGCTGGCTACACTTTTGGGCGAAGCTTACTTTAATACAGGCAAAGACGAAGGCTTACAACTTGGTGGCTATTTCAGGCATTTTAGTCAGGAAGGAAAGCTGAATAAACAGAACAGCAGCAGTCAGCAACTGAGTGTTTTTGGCCGCAGCATATTAGATGAAAATACTTTTAGCGGCAAGCTTAATTTCGAGCGCAATGGCACCTATTTTTACGGTATTGATGATGCGCGCCCAACGTTAAACCCTAACCCTGAAAAGCAGGCGCTAACCTTTGTAGAGTTGGAAGGCGAAATGGTAAAAAACTTTACCGAAGACCAGGATGCCTTTAGCTATGCTTTAAAAGCTAATGGTTATATCTGGGGCGATAAGTTTAGCGCCAAAGAAAACTATTTTAGCCTGAATGGTTATTTAAACAAGCGTATCAGCTCGTTCAATTTAGGCTTGGCGGCTTCAACCGAATTTGGCAATACCAAAGATGCTTTAACCAGTGTGGGCAACAATTTATTGCGCTTAAACCCTTATATCCGTTTGCAGGTTAATGGTGCAAAAATTACAGCAGGTATTAATTTTGTGCAGGAATTTGGTGCTTTTAGCAGTTCGAAGATTTTCCCTGCCGTTACTGCCGATTTTACGCTGATTCCAGATTATCTGCAGGTTTTTGGTGAGGTAAAGGGCGATGTAAACAGAAACTCACTTAAAGGTTTAACCGATGAAAACCCATGGTTAAACAGCAATATCAATATTAGAAATACTGTCGAAAAATTAAGCTTTAGTGCAGGTATTAAAGGAACCGGCGGACCAGGTTTTGGTTACAAAGCCCGTATTTATGTAAAGCAGTTTGATGATATGCCACTGTTTGTAAACAACTATACCGACTTTAATAAGTTTGATGTGATTTACGATTTCGGTAAAACCAAACTTACCGGTTTAGAGGGCGAAATCTCGGTGCAGGTAAGCGACGCCCTGAAATGGACTGGAAAACTAAACATCGACGATTGGAAACCTGCTCAGGAAACTTATTCGTGGTTTAAACCAGGCTTAAAAGTAAGCTCTAACTTTGTTTATACTTACAACAAAAAATTAAGCTTTAACGCTGCTGTGGTTATTCAAGACGATGTAAAAGCGAAATTATATATTGCTAACCCGGTTAACCCGCAACAGTATGTGGTGCCGAATACTTCGATCGAATCAATTGAAACCATTAAAGGTTTTGTTGATCTGGGTATTGGAGCAGATTACAGGATTAACAATAAATTCTCTGTTTTTGCTAAAGCAAACAACATTTTGAATAAAAATTACAACAGATACCTGTTTTATCAGGTAAATGGGTTTAACATTTTTGGTGGATTGACTTATTCTTTTTAG
- a CDS encoding erythromycin esterase family protein, whose translation MLNRLLACALISIVFSACVQKDIKQFVADERVDIKTISPDSTNFSELQAIGKAIGDSRVVMMGEQDHGDSPAFMAKTRLVKYLHEEKGFNVLAFESDFFALNEGWDRLEKQKSKIDPFLSGNVFSMWSKCNSCEDLLYNYVPKTFRDKNPLIISGFDNQITGSYSDINLKTFINNYLKGKKINYTNTEKYKVDFLSFIDSITYNKNLQKQRKFKEALQQISHELSAADPTSFETMLLKSLMALTESEISFLSKKSDDSEIRDNQMAENLKWLLKYKFPKEKIIIWAHNAHIIKHPELIKNSKWHNSKETKIMGNLFTADPQLNEQTYILGFNSRIGSSGIINHKKYAVEPPAKNSFETWIPETVPYTFVNFKQFRKENPGNKKPFLMKGVYHFTESASWTDIYDGIFYIREMYPCASVVK comes from the coding sequence ATGTTAAACCGATTATTAGCCTGCGCACTTATCTCAATTGTTTTTTCGGCATGCGTACAAAAAGATATAAAACAATTTGTAGCAGATGAGCGGGTTGATATTAAAACCATATCACCGGATTCGACTAATTTTTCTGAATTGCAGGCCATTGGAAAAGCAATTGGAGATTCGAGGGTGGTGATGATGGGCGAACAGGATCATGGCGACTCACCAGCTTTTATGGCGAAAACAAGATTAGTCAAATATCTTCACGAAGAGAAAGGATTTAATGTTTTGGCATTTGAAAGTGACTTTTTTGCATTAAATGAAGGCTGGGATCGATTGGAAAAACAAAAGTCTAAAATTGATCCTTTCCTATCGGGCAATGTATTTAGTATGTGGAGCAAATGTAATTCTTGCGAGGATTTATTGTACAATTATGTGCCAAAAACTTTTAGAGATAAAAATCCACTAATCATATCTGGTTTCGATAATCAGATAACTGGCAGCTACAGCGATATAAATTTGAAAACATTTATCAACAATTATTTAAAAGGAAAAAAGATAAACTACACTAACACTGAAAAATATAAAGTAGATTTTCTTTCTTTTATCGATTCGATAACGTACAATAAAAACCTTCAAAAACAGCGAAAATTTAAGGAAGCACTACAACAAATCAGCCACGAACTTTCTGCAGCTGATCCTACGTCTTTTGAAACGATGCTACTTAAAAGTTTAATGGCATTAACTGAAAGTGAGATTTCTTTTTTAAGCAAAAAAAGTGATGATTCTGAAATTAGGGATAATCAAATGGCAGAGAATTTAAAATGGCTCTTAAAATACAAGTTTCCAAAAGAAAAAATAATTATTTGGGCACATAATGCGCATATTATTAAACACCCCGAACTAATCAAAAACTCAAAATGGCACAATAGTAAAGAGACGAAAATTATGGGCAATTTATTCACAGCCGATCCACAGCTTAACGAACAAACTTATATTCTGGGTTTTAACTCCAGGATTGGAAGCTCTGGCATAATTAACCACAAAAAGTATGCTGTAGAGCCACCAGCTAAGAACAGTTTCGAAACCTGGATTCCTGAAACGGTACCCTATACTTTTGTAAACTTTAAGCAGTTTCGTAAAGAAAATCCGGGCAATAAAAAACCTTTCCTTATGAAGGGCGTGTATCATTTTACTGAATCGGCATCATGGACGGATATTTACGATGGCATTTTTTATATCCGGGAGATGTATCCTTGTGCCTCAGTGGTTAAATAA